A single window of Gossypium arboreum isolate Shixiya-1 chromosome 13, ASM2569848v2, whole genome shotgun sequence DNA harbors:
- the LOC108463756 gene encoding calmodulin-binding protein 60 B-like, with protein sequence MMFPSKRPSPDEGDERCESMVPEPKRRATLENAVRSIMGFGGLSLNRIVLNLEPMLRSWVREEVEKAILSSFHPSSRSLLNQTEASRGRSLQLRFVNKLPSTIFTGSKVEAEDGDTIKIILVDATTETMVSSGSLSSIKIEIVVLNSEFGADERQDWTENEFNASVLRERQGKRPLVTGDVSITLVDGVGNVDNVIFTDNSSWIRSRKFRLGARIVQRISGESTIREATSEAFIVKDHRGELYKKHYPPFLHDEVWRLERIAKDGTFNKRLTSNNIFTVKDFLRLHVIDSSALRHILGCGISNRVWDTIIEHALSCVLDDDEWYSYYGTAQSVGLLLNSIYRVEAATFDGQNYQPVENMTFSQKLLVEDAKRQAYKNVGELVSVDRRATIRPLMPMTNLLPEPLGITNLLLQPPEFSVENEDKPDTSHGNFNHSLTSYVYETEDTNQLQVCLQQDELAIQAFNPTLRNSFRMGDTFHSNGENSLSFLSDDHFATEDNSEAEMPIWISTTPPWGHASGSVSTPAASESSSSNFDVNNQRSMGESRDVWPKARWLKLRAVIHWRSFTRGAA encoded by the exons CCTTCACCTGATGAAGGTGATGAGAGGTGTGAATCTATGGTTCCTGAGCCCAAAAGAAGGGCTACCCTTGAGAA CGCTGTTAGAAGCATAATGGGATTTGGAGGGCTTTCCCTGAATAGAATTGTGCTCAACCTGGAACCAATGCTGAGATCATGG GTAAGGGAAGAAGTGGAAAAAGCAATTCTATCCTCTTTTCATCCATCTTCAAG GTCCTTGCTTAATCAGACTGAGGCATCGAGAGGAAGAAGCTTGCAGTTGCGTTTTGTTAATAAACTACCCTCTACCATATTTACGGGTAGCAAGGTTGAAGCCGAGGATGGCGATACCATTAAGATTATCCTAGTTGATGCAACGACGGAAACAATGGTCTCATCTGGTTCATTGTCTTCTATTAAGATTGAGATTGTAGTCCTTAATAGTGAGTTTGGTGCTGATGAGCGACAAGATTGGACGGAAAATGAATTCAATGCCAGTGTTCTTCGTGAAAGACAAGGTAAAAGGCCACTGGTGACTGGGGATGTGAGTATCACCCTGGTTGATGGTGTGGGAAATGTTGATAATGTGATTTTCACTGACAATTCTAGCTGGATAAGAAGTCGAAAGTTCAGATTAGGAGCCCGAATTGTGCAAAGAATTTCTGGTGAGTCGACAATCAGGGAGGCTACAAGTGAAGCATTCATAGTGAAAGATCATCGTGGGGAGT TATACAAGAAGCACTACCCTCCCTTCCTGCATGATGAAGTATGGCGTCTGGAAAGGATAGCCAAAGATGGTACCTTCAATAAACGGCTGACCTCTAATAATATTTTCACTGTCAAGGACTTCCTTCGATTGCATGTTATTGATTCATCTGCACTGCGCCAT ATACTTGGTTGTGGGATCTCAAATAGGGTATGGGACACAATCATAGAACATGCTTTATCTTGTGTTCTTGATGATGATGAGTGGTATTCCTACTATGGAACTGCACAAAGCGTTGGACTCCTATTAAACTCCATTTACAGAGTTGAGGCAGCTACATTTGATGGCCAGAATTACCAGCCAGTGGAAAATATGACCTTTTCACAAAAG CTTCTGGTGGAAGATGCAAAGAGACAAGCTTACAAGAATGTTGGGGAGCTAGTTTCGGTTGACCGGCGGGCAACTATCAGACCCTTGATGCCCATGACAAATTTGTTGCCTGAGCCACTTGGCATCACAAATTTACTTCTACAACCACCTGAATTCTCAGTTGAAAACGAAG ATAAACCAGATACATCACATGGTAATTTCAACCATTCCTTAACATCCTATGTCTATGAAACGGAAGATACAAATCAATTACAGGTTTGTTTACAACAGGATGAGCTTGCAATTCAAGCTTTTAATCCAACGCTAAGAAACAGCTTCAGAATGGGGGACACCTTCCATTCCAATGGAGAGAACAGTTTGTCATTTTTGTCAGATGACCATTTTGCTACAGAGGATAATTCAGAAGCTGAAATGCCAATTTGGATTTCAACTACTCCACCATGGGGACATGCCAGTGGATCTGTTTCAACCCCGGCAGCATCCGAATCATCTTCCTCAAACTTTGATGTAAATAACCAAAGAAGCATGGGAGAGAGCAGAGATGTGTGGCCCAAAGCTAGGTGGTTGAAGTTAAGGGCTGTTATCCATTGGAGGTCATTTACTCGCGGTGCTGCATGA